In the genome of Phaeodactylum tricornutum CCAP 1055/1 chromosome 20, whole genome shotgun sequence, one region contains:
- a CDS encoding predicted protein translates to MLEYGHHSQIGFEMGSDIESRSDVSSAKELQKATDRPTAMPRNASTPANTISEVTEQAAVDHVPSEDEQGPLVDAGTHKRPSDSEILSTPRRPVLGRLDSTMAVADQGSQSSLSIESATALAATEPDRLVVDRTPESTSAGTPVRERSSQTPARRTPLSSGKKSGRIVIYDPNEDSSTEPGMYAPDRGEIEQEEEVADNLSRSDRAEEIVDSRKARRSAGSLPATPDDKEAGFLLHDTHQTGTPDIDTVRQSQSLLRSGRLQRNTLLESDRQESDSESVASVVAKVLDDQVDWSSKTVIQLKQELESRGLSTRGKKAELIDRLTETTSVGKKDEGVQEETIKAESDTTSNHERLDEETSNDESSEGDTKVPTEQVNWSSRTVIQLKQELESLGLSTRGKKVELVDRISAAKSAEDEDEEAVDGTPEEAVPSELEDTDGEAVIDWSQKTVADLRRELSRRNLSTNGRKVELVARLTHGDEEVDGVSVASSESAGQDEGIDEGNGDVRIDWSKKTVAELRAELGYRGLSKDGLKADLVARMEHTTAGEKTVTPTKKPATRTNEETSVASSTRPGSGRRTRARDHEKEKQDDPVGIDYASVASSTARPSRNRTRAQANDIGSTTGTRASRRATSRRSKRTTR, encoded by the coding sequence ATGCTAGAGTATGGACATCACTCTCAGATCGGTTTTGAAATGGGCAGTGACATCGAGTCAAGGTCCGATGTTTCGTCCGCGAAAGAGTTGCAGAAGGCGACGGACCGACCGACTGCGATGCCACGGAATGCCAGCACACCTGCAAACACCATCTCTGAAGTGACAGAGCAAGCCGCAGTCGACCACGTCCCGTCAGAAGATGAACAGGGTCCACTCGTTGATGCTGGTACGCACAAGCGACCGTCAGACTCGGAGATACTTTCCACGCCACGACGTCCGGTACTCGGCCGCTTGGATTCTACGATGGCAGTGGCAGATCAAGGCTCTCAAAGTAGTTTGAGCATTGAATCAGCGACGGCCCTTGCGGCTACTGAGCCCGATCGCCTTGTAGTCGATCGAACACCAGAAAGTACCTCTGCAGGGACACCGGTGCGGGAGCGCTCGTCCCAAACTCCTGCAAGACGCACACCGCTTTCATCGGGAAAGAAATCTGGACGAATTGTTATTTATGACCCGAATGAGGACTCATCGACGGAACCAGGTATGTATGCGCCGGATCGAGGCGAAAtcgagcaagaagaagaagtcgcGGATAACTTATCCCGTTCTGATAGAGCGGAAGAGATTGTCGACAGCAGGAAAGCCCGACGATCCGCTGGCAGCTTGCCAGCGACACCAGACGACAAAGAAGCTGGCTTTCTTTTGCACGATACACACCAAACGGGTACCCCGGACATTGACACAGTTCGGCAGTCTCAATCTTTGCTACGGAGTGGACGGTTACAGAGAAACACGCTGTTAGAGTCTGATCGCCAGGAGAGTGATAGCGAATCAGTGGCTTCCGTCGTTGCAAAGGTGCTTGACGATCAGGTGGACTGGTCGTCCAAGACTGTCATTCAGCTGAAACAAGAACTAGAGAGTCGTGGATTGTCAACACGGGGCAAAAAAGCGGAGCTCATTGATCGCTTGACCGAAACAACTAGTGTTGGAAAGAAGGACGAAGGAGTACAGGAAGAGACGATCAAAGCCGAAAGTGATACGACTTCAAACCACGAACGTTTGGACGAAGAGACATCGAATGATGAGTCATCAGAAGGGGATACCAAGGTTCCAACGGAACAAGTGAACTGGTCGTCCAGGACAGTCATCCAACTAAAACAGGAATTGGAGAGTCTTGGACTATCCACAAGGGGTAAAAAGGTGGAGCTCGTAGATCGAATATCCGCCGCAAAGAGTGCtgaggacgaagacgaagaagcagtTGACGGAACACCCGAAGAAGCCGTACCGTCAGAACTCGAAGACACAGACGGAGAGGCAGTCATCGACTGGTCCCAAAAAACGGTCGCTGATCTTCGACGAGAATTATCTCGTCGCAACCTGTCAACCAATGGTCGAAAAGTAGAGCTAGTAGCTCGACTGACACACGGCGATGAGGAAGTTGATGGAGTCTCGGTTGCATCCAGCGAGTCCGCCGGTCAGGATGAAGGGATCGATGAAGGCAATGGGGACGTTCGTATTGACTGGTCCAAGAAGACTGTTGCTGAATTGAGGGCGGAGCTTGGATATCGTGGGTTGTCGAAGGATGGTTTGAAGGCCGACCTAGTCGCCCGAATGGAACATACCACCGCTGGCGAAAAGACGGTGACCCCAACGAAAAAACCGGCAACTAGAACGAACGAAGAAACTTCCGTGGCATCATCGACTCGGCCCGGTAGTGGGCGCCGCACGCGAGCTCGCGACCACGAGAAGGAGAAGCAGGACGATCCTGTCGGTATCGACTACGCCTCGGTAGCCTCTTCGACAGCACGTCCATCTCGGAATCGTACCAGAGCCCAAGCCAATGATATAGGTTCCACTACCGGTACTCGTGCTTCGCGACGGGCCACAAGCCGGCGCTCGAAGCGAACCACTCGCTAG
- a CDS encoding predicted protein, with protein sequence MSGNAFLHQALPTNTIGSDTTIPTFSEGIFHDTLARYETILTDTQRPLSETDYQALLYAWRRSASLVVQQQVRERERQRVSMLLLLSQLLPSLDVRTIHGTLQNALGQPRSDSLWELLLGASDYDWPQLVGDYTNVSNEAIDLELFLCLPSHLQAATRPLTSSRQRKRLKRNPGAVDSSASCWKTLLCYLLTSWTTESLQNMGLSWTVAEAQDRVRTYANLFGIWCNCTFLETGMLVYWIDYWRANREVCLPEDLHVHWLVQQLVHHKNFAPLYTLETASGLSFHALAACCAKIMCLKNDAGFADDQDAIQCARDLMLGFRVDTYISGLPNNPSVDTDDSLKPILSRRERLSRPGYPLSVMLEIELADDQLHQAIQQAHAMEKYGPQWNEHERRHVWKASRKSLLILLITRYSLQKGLELFEKYWPLPPMTLSQQEEWAAKLVDDPNPVPSSVPTSASGLPDYSALLQRPNPASQVLLIDRLDGAEQELVEVQDSDEGEDTSVEDGLQAEAEPLGGIDEPIELVESHEEDEAFSREDMRAEVESSEGNSEEEVGYDDESRPESEGSYHVEQEPAHVEIVEVGSQIGEDSHDGLKRSFSRHTSERKRKVPLFDGDETADEKSVAEVFESIASQLRDHSSPLLDAVDEQNEQLSVEVESSVDAESSTEDAENTPRRHTEEQRQEEIAVTGIIEENVNIEDRESIKESEGNVMKGTEQEDSQGEAVDRGNLSKRQNRVSFLNSTSFDPGYFAEDSQAHSEEDDEEYRDEKGVAVTVENREAVIHVPKDRFEIGEPTTPKIVKTSQLASATS encoded by the exons ATGAGCGGCAATGCTTTTCTGCATCAAGCGCTCCCGACGAATACCATCGGCAGTGACACTACAATCCCGACCTTTTCCGAAGGGATCTTTCACGACACGCTAGCACGCTACGAAACGATCTTGACCGACACGCAGCGCCCCTTGTCCGAGACGGACTATCAAGCGCTGCTGTACGCATGGAGGCGTTCCGCCAGTCTCGTCGTCCAGCAACAAGTGCGTGAACGGGAACGCCAGCGTGTTTCTATGCTTCTCTTGCTATCCCAGCTTTTGCCGAGTCTCGACGTTCGTACCATTCACGGGACGCTCCAGAACGCACTGGGACAGCCGCGATCCGATTCGTTGTGGGAACTGCTCTTGGGCGCCAGCGACTACGATTGGCCTCAGCTTGTGGGCGATTACACCAACGTCAGCAACGAGGCAATCGATCTCGAGTTGTTTCTCTGTCTGCCGTCGCATTTGCAAGCGGCAACGCGACCGCTGACGTCGTCGCGTCAGCGCAAGCGGCTCAAACGCAATCCGGGAGCGGTGGATAGCTCCGCGTCGTGTTGGAAAACCCTGCTATGCTACCTACTGACGTCTTGGACCACGGAAAGCCTACAGAATATGGGTTTGTCTTGGACGGTAGCGGAAGCGCAAGACCGGGTGCGTACGTACGCCAACTTGTTTGGTATCTGGTGCAACTGTACGTTTTTGGAAACGGGAATGCTCGTCTACTGGATCGACTACTGGCGTGCGAATCGGGAAGTGTGCCTACCCGAAGATTTGCATGTACATTGGTTGGTCCAGCAATTGGTGCACCACAAAAA CTTTGCCCCACTTTACACTCTGGAAACCGCCAGCGGTCTTTCCTTTCACGCCCTGGCGGCTTGCTGTGCCAAAATAATGTGCCTGAAGAACGATGCTGGCTTTGCCGACGACCAGGATGCCATCCAGTGTGCACGTGATCTCATGCTTGGCTTTCGAGTGGACACCTACATATCTGGTTTGCCGAATAATCCGAGTGTCGATACGGACGACAGTCTCAAGCCGATCTTATCACGACGGGAACGGTTATCTCGCCCGGGGTATCCCTTGTCGGTGATGTTGGAAATTGAACTTGCGGATGATCAACTGCATCAAGCGATTCAACAGGCGCACGCAATGGAAAAGT ACGGCCCACAGTGGAATGAGCACGAACGTCGCCACGTTTGGAAGGCATCGCGTAAATCCCTACTGATTCTCCTCATTACTCGCTATTCACTACAGAAAGGTTTGGAACTCTTCGAAAAGTACTGGCCGTTACCACCCATGACTCTATCGCAGCAAGAAGAATGGGCGGCCAAACTGGTGGATGACCCCAATCCTGTCCCTTCGTCCGTGCCGACCTCAGCCAGCGGACTTCCGGATTACTCGGCACTATTGCAACGACCAAATCCAGCAAGTCAAGTTCTTTTGATCGACCGACTTGACGGAGCTGAGCAGGAATTAGTCGAAGTACAAGACTCGGATGAAGGTGAAGACACGTCCGTGGAGGATGGTCTTCAAGCTGAAGCAGAACCGTTGGGGGGAATCGACGAGCCTATTGAGCTAGTTGAGTCgcatgaagaagacgaggcATTTTCGAGAGAAGATATGAGAGCAGAGGTTGAAAGTTCCGAGGGAAATAGTGAGGAAGAAGTCGGCTATGACGACGAAAGTCGACCTGAATCTGAAGGCTCGTATCACGTGGAGCAGGAGCCAGCTCATGTCGAAATTGTAGAAGTCGGCTCGCAGATAGGCGAAGATAGTCACGACGGTTTGAAGCGCTCATTCTCTAGACACACATCAGAGCGTAAACGGAAAGTGCCCCTCTTTGATGGCGACGAAACCGCCGATGAGAAAAGTGTCGCGGAGGTCTTCGAGTCTATTGCTTCCCAATTACGTGATCATTCCAGTCCATTATTAGATGCTGTTGACGAGCAAAACGAACAGTTATCGGTCGAAGTCGAAAGCAGCGTAGATGCCGAATCTTCGACGGAGGATGCGGAAAACACCCCTAGAAGGCACACTGAAGAGCAGCGGCAGGAAGAAATCGCTGTCACTGGCATAATTGAAGAAAATGTGAATATTGAAGACCGCGAAAGTATAAAGGAATCGGAGGGAAATGTAATGAAGGGTACTGAGCAAGAGGATAGCCAGGGAGAAGCAGTCGATCGTGGAAACCTGTCAAAGCGTCAAAACAGAGtttcctttttgaattcTACCTCCTTTGACCCTGGCTACTTTGCCGAGGATAGCCAGGCCCAttctgaagaagacgatgaagaataCCGAGACGAAAAAGGTGTAGCTGtcaccgtggagaatagaGAAGCTGTCATCCACGTTCCCAAGGATCGATTTGAAATTGGTGAG CCTACGACGCCGAAAATAGTCAAGACGAGCCAGTTGGCGAGCGCAACGTCGTAG
- the PGK gene encoding predicted protein (Phosphoglycerate kinase that is probably targeted to the mitochondria (TargetP positive for mitochondria).) has translation MFRMLTSTALRRSPVTSSLTSCCKANAFAVRIRSFHAAPVIQAKMTVEQLAQQVDMKGTNVLVRVDLNAPLATDDVTVTDDTRLRAIVPTTKFLLEQGANVILCSHFGRPKGEIIETGKNGRLNPVVKPLEVLLGQTITKLDDCMGPDVEAATKNLGEGKVVLLENTRFYSGETKNDPELAAGLGKLADYFVMDAFGTAHRAHSSTAGVTTHMKFNAAGKLMEKELQYLQGAVEEPKRPMMAIVGGAKVSTKIPVIESLLDKCDVILIGGGMIFTFYKALGYDIGASLVEDDIVELASSLMKKAEEKGVKLILPVDVVLADKFDNDANSAVAKVTDISGDWMGLDIGPETIDLFRSEIAEANTIVWNGPMGVFEFSNFAAGTNDVAQMLAQATAERGAVTIIGGGDSVAAVNKAGLGDKVSHISTGGGASLELLEGKVLPGVAALTEV, from the exons ATGTTCCGTATGTTGACTTCAACGGCTTTGCGGCGTTCACCAGTAACCAGCAGCTTGACCTCTTGCTGTAAAGCAAATGCTTTTGCAGTCCGAATTCGTAGCTTTCACGCTGCCCCAGTGATCCAAGCCAAAATGACGGTCGAGCAACTGGCCCAGCAAGTCGATATGAAAGGGACCAATGTTCTCGTGCGCGTTGATTTGAATGCCCCCCTGGCCACG GATGATGTAACGGtgacggatgacacacgccTGCGCGCCATTGTTCCAACCACGAAATTCTTGCTCGAGCAGGGAGCCAACGTGATTCTCTGCAGCCATTTTGGCCGACCCAAGGGTGAAATTATCGAAACTGGCAAGAATGGTCGGCTCAACCCAGTGGTGAAGCCGCTCGAAGTACTGCTGGGGCAGACGATTACCAAACTTGATGATTGCATGGGACCGGATGTTGAAGCCGCAACGAAAAATTTGGGTGAGGGAAAGGTTGTCTTGTTGGAAAACACCCGTTTTTACAGCGGAGAAACCAAGAACGATCCGGAACTCGCAGCCGGGCTCGGAAAACTTGCTGATTATTTCGTCATGGACGCCTTTGGCACGGCTCACCGAGCACATTCTTCGACTGCCGGTGTGACCACCCATATGAAGTTCAACGCTGCTGGAAAACTTATGGAGAAGGAATTGCAATACTTGCAAGGTGCCGTGGAAGAGCCCAAACGCCCCATGATGGCTATTGTCGGTGGTGCCAAAGTATCCACCAAAATTCCGGTCATCGAATCGCTTTTGGACAAGTGCGATGTCATTTTGATTGGCGGCGGTATGATCTTTACCTTTTACAAGGCTCTCGGTTACGACATTGGCGCATCGCTCGTGGAAGACGACATTGTGGAATTGGCGAGTTCATTGatgaaaaaggccgaagaaAAGGGTGTCAAACTGATTCTGCCTGTTGACGTTGTCTTGGCTGATAAGTTTGACAATGATGCAAACTCGGCCGTGGCGAAGGTCACCGACATTTCCGGAGACTGGATGGGACTGGACATTGGACCGGAAACGATCGATTTGTTTCGTAGCGAAATTGCCGAAGCCAATACAATTG TTTGGAACGGTCCGATGGGCGTCTTTGAATTTAGCAACTTTGCGGCTGGCACCAACGATGTTGCCCAGATGCTCGCCCAAGCCACTGCCGAACGGGGCGCCGTCACCATAATTGGTGGTGGCGACTCTGTggccgccgtcaacaaaGCGGGTTTGGGTGACAAGGTTTCTCACATTTCGACGGGCGGTGGCGCCAGTTTGGAGCTTCTGGAGGGCAAGGTATTGCCCGGCGTTGCGGCTTTGACAGAAGTGTAA
- a CDS encoding lipoprotein, type 6 (Contains lipoprotein type 6 domain. Members of this family are likely involved in evasion of the host immune system by pathogens. Best hit to yeast Bfr1 (involved in mitosis and vesicular transport). EST evidence but little sequence similarity with other organisms.) — translation MSAVEETPVVTPEAPEGGEAVAKKKFERNKNEKPIEELYDLSKPIPKEERPDKEGHEKAVQELTDAVEALKEERRKIQERIDATFSDPQQKSEIQELRTEMQALKTQKGALIDQKKALRAQLDQAKSQTDKLIKDKKDTRSQVKFNSVEEIEAEIAKLMRQQETTSMSLNEEKKIIKEMDALRASKKHVAALKSKDGALDGVKEERKSIGQQITAKDKEIDEVSKDIDQVMTKIKALNETDSTKRDAVQGLIKERDEYKLKIGEKLKEKDALRDAYRLLNNKFYNFQRAIRAQKKIQYEEEKEARDAEKAAYLAKVEEEEAKKIPYEEEQALCEFLANFLERTYLSKPGDEAKTASENKDVVAVKDDPFAGLKPVSKKDADEEYFGKGKAKKKRTRATKNQDTSSGPFTLSVDTFEQFGLLSLNPPTSSEQVAKSVQELREKKEWYKQQPRGSVPTAAEIRKSNEKAVAKQRQSSEDGDAPQANKKAPQGAFSLSKDDFVPLGVGAAATSINSSWGQKPAASQEAS, via the exons ATGTCGGCGGTTGAAGAAACTCCCGTTGTCACGCCGGAGGCTCCGGAAGGCGGCGAAGCGGTCGCTAAGAAAAAGTTCGAGCGCAACAAGAACGAAAAACCGATTGAGGAGTTGTACGATCTCAGTAAACCCATTCCCAAG GAAGAGCGTCCCGACAAGGAGGGCCACGAAAAGGCCGTGCAGGAGCTCACCGACGCCGTGGAAGCGTTGAAAGAAGAGCGCCGCAAGATTCAGGAGCGGATCGACGCGACATTTTCCGATCCCCAGCAAAAGAGCGAAATCCAGGAACTCCGTACCGAAATGCAGGCGTTGAAAACACAAAAGGGAGCCCTCATTGATCAGAAAAAGGCCCTCCGGGCCCAACTCGATCAGGCCAAATCGCAAACCGACAAGCTCATCAAGGATAAGAAGGACACGCGCAGTCAGGTTAAATTCAATTccgtggaagaaattgaagccgAGATTGCCAAACTTATGCGCCAACAGGAAACTACCTCCATGTCCTTGaacgaggaaaagaaaatcatCAAGGAAATGGACGCCTTGCGTGCCTCCAAAAAGCACGTGGCCGCACTCAAGAGTAAGGACGGCGCCCTCGACGGTGTTAAGGAAGAACGCAAGTCCATCGGACAGCAAATCACCGCCAAAGACAAGGAGATCGATGAAGTCTCCAAGGACATCGACCAAGTCATGACCAAAATTAAGGCCCTCAACGAAACGGACTCCACCAAACGGGACGCCGTTCAGGGACTCATCAAGGAGCGCGACGAGTACAAGCTGAAGATTGGCGAGAAACTCAAGGAGAAGGATGCCTTGCGTGATGCCTACCGTTTACTCAACAACAAGTTTTACAACTTTCAGCGAGCGATCCGTGCGCAAAAGAAGATCCAGtacgaagaggaaaaggaggccCGCGACGCCGAAAAGGCGGCCTACCTCGCCAAGgtcgaagaagaggaagccaaaaagaTTCCCTACGAGGAAGAGCAGGCTCTCTGCGAATTTCTGGCGAACTTTTTGGAACGCACGTACTTGTCCAAGCCCGGTGACGAGGCCAAGACCGCTAGCGAGAACAAGGATGTGGTCGCAGTGAAGGATGATCCGTTTGCCGGTCTCAAGCCGGTCAGCAAAAaggatgccgacgaagagtattttggcaaaggcaagGCCAAGAAGAAGCGCACTCGCGCCACCAAAAACCAGGATACCTCTTCCGGACCCTTCACCCTCTCGGTTGACACGTTTGAGCAGTTTGGTTTGTTGAGTTTGAATCCACCCACTTCGAGTGAACAGGTCGCAAAGTCGGTCCAGGAACTCCGCGAGAAGAAGGAGTGGTACAAGCAGCAGCCGCGTGGTAGCGTCCCGACGGCGGCGGAGATTCGTAAATCGAACGAAAAAGCCGTGGCCAAGCAACGACAGAGTTCCGAGGACGGTGACGCCCCGCAAGCCAACAAGAAAGCCCCCCAGGGTGCCTTTTCGCTGTCGAAGGATGATTTTGTCCCGCTCGGAGTCGGTGCGGCCGCCACCTCGATCAACTCGTCGTGGGGCCAAAAGCCTGCAGCGTCCCAGGAGGCCTCGTAA
- a CDS encoding predicted protein — translation MRIPRGGPNVWFGVSWACSFLAFGAAHSRTSSLSVNLPLRLARGGALKTTTSTANSKDDVSAYRTRQQLYLQSRSLLLRQALIGRGLDALDHDAGGGDEGGAKKRAKPVDWDCAVATEAHPKSCLYSFDAETGAKVLAPLDTTHWITLAALNRLRRTDPTKVEPLWHSQYNILSTWWHPSHVFSLYTYLTPLGAFVSFLLDSPLLLASTLLGFVLLSALVTLPVWEHLAQIIVTHPVIWQQWPSWGRFVHAALPLKLLLGQMAWKAVAQVFGRLYGRVRTHLIDWECQILETCIPVTILEDAEDEDDEEYASINVQLFDDDEFDYGDGEESDEFDDQ, via the coding sequence ATGAGAATACCACGTGGAGGCCCGAACGTTTGGTTCGGTGTCTCGTGGGCGTGTTCATTCTTGGCGTTCGGTGCCGCTCACTCCAGGACGTCATCCTTGTCCGTCAATCTTCCTCTACGACTCGCGCGCGGCGGTGCCCTCAAAACCACCACTAGTACCGCTAATTCGAAAGACGATGTGTCGGCCTACCGCACACGGCAACAACTGTACTTGCAATCCCGCTCTCTCTTGCTGCGGCAAGCCTTGATTGGACGCGGACTCGATGCACTCGATCACGATGCCGGCGGCGGAGACGAAGGCGGTGCCAAGAAACGTGCCAAACCAGTGGATTGGGACTGCGCCGTAGCAACCGAAGCCCATCCGAAATCCTGCCTGTACAGTTTCGACGCCGAAACGGGGGCCAAGGTCCTCGCTCCGTTGGATACGACACACTGGATCACGTTGGCCGCGCTCAATCGCTTGCGACGTACCGATCCAACGAAAGTGGAACCGCTATGGCATTCGCAATACAATATACTCTCCACCTGGTGGCATCCGTCGCACGTCTTTAGTCTCTATACCTACCTAACACCCCTGGGTGccttcgtttccttcctaCTCGACTCGCCGCTCCTACTGGCCTCCACTTTGCTTGGATTCGTTCTCCTATCGGCACTCGTTACTTTGCCGGTATGGGAACATCTGGCGCAAATCATTGTCACGCATCCCGTCATTTGGCAACAGTGGCCGTCGTGGGGACGATTCGTACACGCAGCCTTGCCTTTGAAACTACTCTTGGGACAAATGGCCTGGAAGGCCGTCGCACAAGTGTTCGGGAGGTTATACGGACGCGTTCGCACCCATTTGATCGATTGGGAATGTCAGATACTGGAAACTTGCATCCCCGTTACGATTCTCGAAGACGCGGaggatgaggatgacgaagaaTACGCTAGCATCAACGTACAGTTGTTCGATGACGATGAATTCGACTATGGCGACGGAGAAGAAAGTGACGAATTCGACGATCAATAG
- a CDS encoding predicted protein: MVLRKLCSVVRLPNPKLCKRARPSLLGVPGLLGSTLIGNTARAFTPKATSLSCWDLPTITESGHCAPIGFFGSIVLAVAAGSSFFFEARCDEYKEGTSQEEVKDETDPYENLPDEDEETTCSMCQTFRQGPCRPFWRKLERCFKDHENEEGGATKCMRYFGPHQQCLMEFTNLYSLVSLDMKQELVHDIELSVNADERRTWEPDIDWGMWKIFVQERGLDFRETVPGSAKDTPLWKRLPANKEPVLVNPTVTLARQQEGMILKVAYAVDQDGMVLGFSFNQEYGDLIGKSKGSATLVEIDGPEQPIETNESNSVADDAKPPSSTFELEFVVFPGETTHVRVCALYAENPTLADHDKDILDALLFTGPMESLQTVAQG; encoded by the coding sequence ATGGTTCTTCGGAAGCTTTGTAGCGTCGTCCGCCTTCCGAATCCAAAGCTGTGCAAGAGGGCTCGACCCTCTCTTTTGGGTGTGCCTGGTCTGTTAGGATCAACTTTGATAGGAAATACCGCTAGGGCTTTTACGCCGAAGGCCACATCCCTTTCGTGTTGGGATCTGCCGACAATCACTGAAAGCGGACACTGCGCTCCAATTGGCTTTTTCGGTTCCATCGTCTTGGCTGTCGCGGCTGGAAgctccttctttttcgaagcACGATGTGACGAATACAAGGAAGGCACATCCCAGGAAGAAGTAAAGGACGAAACGGATCCATACGAAAATcttcccgacgaagacgaagaaacgacTTGTTCCATGTGTCAGACTTTTCGACAAGGGCCATGTCGGCCTTTTTGGCGCAAGCTGGAGCGATGCTTCAAAGAtcacgaaaacgaagaaggaGGTGCCACCAAGTGCATGCGTTACTTTGGGCCTCACCAGCAGTGCTTGATGGAATTTACGAATCTCTACTCTCTCGTATCACTGGACATGAAGCAGGAATTAGTCCACGACATAGAACTTTCGGTAAACGCTGACGAGCGCCGAACGTGGGAACCAGACATTGACTGGGGCATGTGGAAAATATTTGTCCAAGAGCGAGGACTGGACTTTCGAGAAACAGTACCAGGATCGGCCAAGGATACGCCCCTTTGGAAACGCTTACCGGCAAATAAAGAACCTGTCTTAGTCAACCCGACTGTTACCCTTGCCCGGCAACAGGAAGGAATGATTCTGAAGGTCGCATATGCTGTAGATCAAGATGGTATGGTGTTGGGATTTTCTTTCAATCAGGAATATGGCGATTTGATTGGAAAGTCGAAAGGTTCGGCGACCCTGGTGGAGATAGACGGTCCCGAGCAGCCGATAGAAACGAATGAGTCGAATAGTGTAGCAGATGATGCCAAGCCTCCTAGTTCCACTTTCGAGCTTGAATTTGTGGTGTTTCCAGGAGAGACTACCCATGTCCGAGTATGCGCGCTCTACGCTGAAAATCCGACCCTGGCGGATCACGACAAAGATATTCTGGACGCACTTTTGTTTACAGGTCCCATGGAATCTCTACAAACCGTTGCCCAAGGATGA